Proteins encoded together in one Citromicrobium bathyomarinum window:
- a CDS encoding EscU/YscU/HrcU family type III secretion system export apparatus switch protein encodes MLHLQAGVHLHEEDIAKDNDIPIIEKPPLARALHASAKLDQPIPAEHYLAVAEIISYVMKLAQGRR; translated from the coding sequence ATGCTCCACCTGCAGGCGGGTGTTCATCTCCATGAAGAAGATATTGCGAAAGACAACGACATTCCGATTATCGAGAAACCGCCGCTCGCGCGTGCACTGCACGCCAGCGCCAAGCTCGATCAGCCGATCCCGGCAGAGCATTACCTCGCCGTGGCCGAAATCATCTCCTACGTGATGAAGCTCGCGCAAGGACGGCGGTAG
- a CDS encoding flagellar basal body protein, giving the protein MSETSPALLRGIGVAMRHLSDRQQVIAQNIANGDTPGYKAREVEAPSFAGMVDASGAGRVARPTVQISSEMRALGARQQSSSAIILDENIVETKPDGNNVTLEEQVLKLGAVQSEFTALTNLYRKQMQLLKTATGRGNG; this is encoded by the coding sequence ATGAGTGAAACGAGTCCAGCCCTCCTGCGGGGCATTGGTGTCGCCATGCGGCATCTTTCGGATCGCCAGCAGGTGATCGCGCAGAATATCGCCAATGGCGATACCCCGGGCTACAAGGCGCGCGAAGTCGAAGCGCCCAGCTTTGCGGGAATGGTGGATGCAAGCGGCGCGGGGCGCGTTGCGCGGCCCACCGTCCAGATCAGTTCCGAAATGCGCGCGCTTGGTGCACGCCAGCAATCATCGAGCGCGATCATCCTGGACGAGAATATCGTCGAGACGAAGCCGGACGGCAATAATGTCACGCTGGAAGAACAGGTGCTGAAGCTGGGCGCGGTGCAATCCGAATTCACCGCGCTGACCAACCTTTATCGCAAGCAGATGCAACTGCTCAAAACCGCGACCGGTCGCGGCAACGGATAA
- a CDS encoding biotin/lipoyl-containing protein — protein sequence MEMNTRLQVEHPVTEEITGVDLVEWQLRVASGEPIPLKQEELSINGHAIEARLYAEDPNGGFLPSTGRLDHFDLGTEGRIETGVEEGDIISPFYDPMVAKLVVWGESRSEAIDQLADIAESVEIWPVKTNAAFIANCLRDADFDGANLDTGFIAAKIETLVSSDEAGDAIWQSAADFVALADAKQHEGLPIGLRLNAPSVLGATLHHRGETRYISAARATTAADATGFVDPKHAVVFAGGQSFVFERQSRGSGAAAAGDGAILAPMPGKVIAVDVADGDTVTAGQRLMVLEAMKMEHALTAPFDGTVTDLNASEGGQVQVEAVLCVVEPNLK from the coding sequence ATGGAGATGAACACCCGCCTGCAGGTGGAGCATCCGGTGACCGAGGAGATCACCGGGGTGGACCTGGTGGAGTGGCAGCTGCGCGTCGCCAGCGGCGAGCCTATACCGCTGAAGCAGGAGGAGCTGTCGATCAACGGCCACGCCATCGAAGCGCGGCTCTATGCCGAAGATCCCAATGGCGGCTTCCTGCCCTCGACCGGCAGGCTCGATCATTTCGACCTCGGCACCGAAGGTAGGATCGAGACCGGCGTCGAGGAAGGCGACATAATCTCGCCGTTCTACGATCCGATGGTTGCAAAGCTCGTTGTCTGGGGCGAAAGCCGTAGCGAGGCGATCGACCAATTGGCAGATATCGCGGAAAGCGTGGAGATCTGGCCGGTGAAGACCAACGCCGCCTTCATCGCGAACTGTCTGAGAGACGCGGATTTCGACGGAGCGAATCTCGATACCGGCTTCATCGCCGCCAAAATCGAAACGCTGGTTTCTTCGGACGAAGCCGGGGACGCCATCTGGCAGAGCGCTGCCGACTTTGTAGCATTGGCCGATGCCAAGCAGCACGAAGGCCTGCCCATCGGCCTGCGCTTGAACGCACCGAGCGTGCTTGGTGCGACACTCCATCACAGGGGCGAGACGCGGTATATCTCGGCTGCTCGGGCAACGACGGCAGCCGATGCGACGGGTTTCGTCGACCCCAAGCACGCGGTGGTCTTCGCCGGCGGGCAAAGCTTTGTCTTCGAACGCCAGTCGCGCGGTTCGGGCGCAGCAGCAGCCGGCGACGGTGCCATCCTCGCTCCCATGCCGGGCAAGGTCATCGCTGTCGATGTGGCCGACGGTGACACCGTCACTGCCGGACAGCGCCTTATGGTACTCGAGGCGATGAAGATGGAGCACGCGCTCACCGCGCCCTTCGACGGGACTGTGACCGACCTCAACGCCAGCGAGGGCGGGCAGGTGCAGGTCGAGGCCGTCCTATGCGTGGTGGAGCCGAATTTAAAATAA
- a CDS encoding flagellar basal body P-ring protein FlgI translates to MVVTALALLLAAPAQAQSGSRIKDIVDVENVRTNQLVGYGLVVGLAGTGDRTRNVPFTEESLQSMLERMGVSVRDMQLRTKNVAAVTVTATLPPFARAGSRIDVQVSAMGDATSLQGGTLLISPLRALNGEIFAVAQGPLAVSGFKAQGAGASISRGVSTSARIAGGAIVEREVPYVLGSADSLKLALKNPDFTTADRIVRAINQRFPGAARMLDPATVELGGAGGYGGSLLQLLPEIENLPVDVDQPARIVVNEAAGTVVMTSDVRISPVAIAQGGLTISVAESPIVSQPGPFSGGETTVVPRTRLEVDDGSGASLAMLEQGTSLQSLVNGLNRLGVSPRDLITILHALKGAGALQAEITIQ, encoded by the coding sequence ATGGTCGTCACCGCTTTGGCCCTGCTTCTCGCAGCGCCCGCGCAGGCCCAGTCAGGTTCGCGGATCAAGGACATCGTGGATGTCGAGAACGTGCGCACGAACCAGTTGGTCGGCTACGGCCTCGTGGTCGGCCTCGCCGGGACCGGAGACCGCACCCGCAACGTCCCGTTTACCGAGGAATCGCTGCAATCAATGCTCGAACGCATGGGTGTGAGCGTGCGCGACATGCAGCTGCGGACCAAGAACGTCGCCGCCGTCACCGTCACCGCGACCCTGCCGCCTTTCGCGCGTGCCGGTTCGCGGATCGACGTGCAGGTCTCGGCGATGGGCGATGCGACCAGCCTACAGGGCGGCACGCTGCTCATCTCCCCCCTGCGCGCCCTGAACGGAGAGATCTTCGCGGTCGCCCAGGGCCCGCTCGCCGTCTCGGGCTTCAAGGCTCAGGGCGCAGGTGCCAGCATCAGCCGTGGTGTTTCGACCTCCGCGCGGATCGCCGGTGGTGCGATCGTGGAGCGTGAGGTTCCCTATGTGCTGGGCAGCGCGGACAGCCTCAAACTGGCGCTCAAGAACCCCGATTTCACCACCGCCGATCGTATCGTAAGGGCGATCAACCAGCGCTTCCCGGGTGCGGCGCGGATGCTCGATCCGGCGACGGTCGAGCTGGGCGGGGCGGGCGGCTATGGCGGCTCGCTTCTCCAGCTCCTGCCCGAGATCGAGAACCTCCCGGTCGATGTCGACCAGCCTGCGCGGATCGTCGTGAACGAGGCGGCGGGCACGGTGGTGATGACCTCCGACGTGCGGATCAGCCCGGTGGCGATCGCACAGGGCGGGCTGACGATCAGCGTCGCCGAAAGCCCGATCGTATCGCAGCCCGGCCCGTTCTCCGGCGGAGAGACCACGGTGGTGCCGCGCACCCGGCTGGAGGTAGATGACGGCAGCGGGGCCTCGCTTGCGATGCTGGAACAGGGCACCTCGCTCCAGTCGCTGGTCAACGGCCTCAACCGGCTGGGCGTGTCGCCGCGCGACCTGATCACGATCCTTCACGCACTCAAGGGCGCGGGCGCTCTGCAGGCGGAGATCACGATCCAATGA
- a CDS encoding rod-binding protein, which translates to MTSAASATPFQGLPAAVPSGASPGASRAEIAKTAEEFEAVFLGEMSKLMLESVEMGDEFSGGHAEQIFRGVLAEKLGAEIARRGGVGLAPSVMEQMIKMQEGSQ; encoded by the coding sequence ATGACGAGCGCAGCTTCAGCCACGCCCTTTCAGGGGCTGCCGGCGGCGGTGCCCAGCGGCGCATCGCCCGGCGCATCGCGCGCCGAGATCGCCAAGACGGCCGAGGAATTCGAAGCGGTTTTCCTGGGCGAGATGTCCAAGCTCATGCTCGAAAGCGTCGAAATGGGGGATGAGTTCTCCGGCGGCCATGCCGAGCAGATATTTCGCGGAGTCCTGGCTGAAAAGCTGGGTGCGGAAATCGCCAGACGGGGCGGCGTAGGCCTGGCCCCGTCGGTGATGGAACAGATGATCAAAATGCAGGAGGGTTCTCAATGA
- a CDS encoding flagellar assembly protein FliX → MQISALLPAPALLAGFARKTPTFNLGEEPDVPTAQVPQQPAVQPGQPLGSVQMLVTLAAYDPDRERRRQMAEQGLDGLDELEALQVELATGEVTPERLEQLAEWVAQVEQPADPVLAEIIADIELRVRVELAKFDIEV, encoded by the coding sequence GTGCAGATCAGCGCGCTGTTGCCTGCCCCGGCTTTGCTTGCGGGGTTCGCCCGCAAGACCCCGACGTTCAACCTCGGGGAAGAGCCGGACGTGCCCACCGCGCAGGTGCCGCAACAGCCTGCCGTCCAGCCCGGCCAGCCGCTGGGTTCGGTGCAGATGCTGGTGACTCTTGCCGCCTATGATCCAGACCGCGAACGCCGCCGGCAGATGGCCGAACAGGGTTTGGACGGGCTCGACGAACTCGAAGCGCTGCAGGTGGAACTGGCCACCGGCGAGGTGACGCCCGAACGGCTGGAGCAGCTGGCCGAATGGGTCGCTCAGGTCGAGCAGCCCGCCGATCCTGTGCTTGCCGAAATCATCGCCGATATCGAACTGCGCGTGCGCGTCGAACTGGCTAAATTCGATATCGAGGTCTAG